The following proteins are co-located in the Gorilla gorilla gorilla isolate KB3781 chromosome 7, NHGRI_mGorGor1-v2.1_pri, whole genome shotgun sequence genome:
- the GSDMD gene encoding gasdermin-D isoform X2, with translation MGSAFERVVRRVVQELDHGGEFIPVTSLQSSTGFQPYCLVVRKPSSSWFWKPRYKCVNLSIKDILEPDAPEPDVQRGRSFHFYDAMDGQIQGSVELAAPGQAKIAGGAAVSDSSSTSMNVYSLSVDPNTWQTLLHERHLRQPEHKVLQQLRSRGDNVYVVTEVLQTQKEVEVTRTHKREGSGRFSLPGAMCLQGEGQGHLSQKKTVTIPSGSILAFRVAQLVIDSDLDVLLFPDKKQRTFQPPPTGHKRSTSEGAWPQLPSGLSMMRCLHNFLTDGVPAEGAFTEDFQGLRAEVETISKELELLDRELCQLLLEGLEGVLQDQLALRALEEALEQGQSLGPVEPLDGPAGAVLECLVFSSGMLVPELAIPVVYLLGALTMLSETQHKLLAEALQSQTLLGPLELVGSLLEQSAPWQERSTMSLPPRLLGSSWGEGAPAWVLLDECGLELGEDTPHVCWEPQAQGRMCALYASLALLSGLSQEPH, from the exons ATGGGGTCGGCCTTTGAGCGGGTAGTCCGGAGAGTGGTCCAGGAGCTGGACCATGGTGGGGAGTTCATCCCTGTGACCAGCCTGCAGAGCTCCACTGGCTTCCAGCCCTACTGCCTGGTGGTCAGGAAGCCCTCAAGCTCATGGTTCTGGAAACCCCGTTATAAGTGTGTCAACCTGTCTATCAAGGACATCCTGGAGCCGGATGCCCCGGAACCAG ACGTGCAGCGTGGCAGGAGCTTCCACTTCTACGATGCCATGGATGGGCAGATACAGGGCAGCGTGGAGCTGGCAGCCCCAGGACAGGCAAAGATCGCAGGCGGGGCCGCGGTGTCTGACAGCTCCAGCACCTCAATGAATGTGTACTCGCTGAGTGTGGACCCTAACACCTGGCAGACTCTGCTCCATGAGAG GCACCTGCGGCAGCCAGAACACAAAGTCCTGCAGCAGCTGCGCAGCCGCGGGGACAACGTGTACGTGGTGACCGAGGTGCTGCAGACACAGAAGGAGGTGGAAGTCACGCGCACCCACAAGCGGGAGGGCTCGGGCCGGTTTTCCCTGCCCGGAGCCATGTGCTTGCAG ggtgagggccagggccaccTGAGCCAGAAGAAGACGGTCACCATCCCCTCAGGCAGCATCCTCGCATTCCGGGTGGCCCAGCTGGTTATTGACTCTGACTTGG ACGTCCTTCTCTTCCCGGATAAGAAGCAGAGGACCTTCCAGCCACCCCCGACAG GCCACAAGCGTTCCACGAGCGAAGGCGCCTGGCCGCAGCTGCCCTCTGGCCTCTCCATGATGAGGTGCCTCCACAACTTCCTGACAG ATGGGGTCCCTGCGGAGGGGGCGTTCACTGAAGACTTCCAGGGCCTACGGGCAGAGGTGGAGACCATCTCCAAGGAACTGGAGCTTTTGGACAGAGAGCTGTGCCAGCTGCTGCTGGAGGGCCTGGAGGGGGTGCTGCAGGACCAGCTGGCCCTGCGAGCCTTGGAGGAGGCG CTGGAGCAGGGCCAGAGCCTTGGGCCGGTGGAGCCCCTGGACGGTCCAGCAGGTGCTGTCCTGGAGTGCCTGGTGTTCTCCTCCGGAATGCTGGTGCCGGAACTCGCTATCCCTGTTGTCTACCTGCTGGGGGCACTGACCA TGCTGAGTGAAACGCAGCACAAGCTGCTGGCGGAGGCGCTGCAGTCGCAGACCCTGTTGGGGCCGCTTGAGCTG GTGGGCAGCCTCTTGGAGCAGAGTGCCCCGTGGCAGGAGCGCAGCACCATGTCCCTGCCCCCCAGGCTCCTGGGGAGCAGCTGGGGCGAAGGGGCACCGGCCTGGGTCTTGCTGGACGAGTGCggcctggagctgggggaggacACTCCCCACGTGTGCTGGGAGCCGCAGGCCCAGGGCCGCATGTGTGCACTCTACGCCTCCCTGGCACTGCTATCAGGACTGAGCCAGGAGCCCCACTAG